A single region of the Ignavibacteria bacterium genome encodes:
- the yidD gene encoding membrane protein insertion efficiency factor YidD: MKIPFNLAVWLFCGVIYGQSWEAVRVDYAEEIPVKKKYYEIKGDVPEVVFRVLVNGYRLFISEPDGENCPFSPSCSRFFVEALGETNLVEAVLLASDRLIRDTSFGNKSKHYHIDKYGYLIDPPSRYLKRK, from the coding sequence TTGAAAATCCCGTTCAATCTTGCTGTTTGGCTGTTTTGTGGAGTGATTTACGGGCAGTCATGGGAGGCGGTCAGGGTTGATTATGCTGAGGAGATACCTGTAAAGAAGAAATATTATGAGATAAAAGGCGATGTTCCTGAAGTTGTGTTTAGAGTTTTGGTAAATGGATATCGCCTTTTTATTTCGGAACCTGATGGTGAGAATTGTCCTTTTTCACCGAGTTGTTCGAGGTTTTTTGTCGAGGCACTCGGAGAAACAAATTTGGTTGAGGCTGTGTTGCTGGCATCCGACAGGTTGATCAGGGATACAAGTTTCGGCAACAAATCCAAACATTACCACATTGACAAATATGGTTACCTGATTGACCCCCCATCCCGTTACTTAAAACGGAAATGA
- the nusB gene encoding transcription antitermination factor NusB, giving the protein MLKKKSNRRIIREKVLQVLYAHSYNRDGIEVTAGELSEEITDAADREFFENLVRKTIMYTPGFDDEIEAHAKNWEIERMARIDRILLRIGLCEFRYFPDIPRKVTMNEIIEIAKDYSTAASGKFINGLLDKMYEDLEKEGKISKTGRGLIEETLTRTTKPNE; this is encoded by the coding sequence ATGCTTAAGAAAAAATCCAACAGAAGAATTATACGCGAAAAAGTACTACAGGTTTTGTACGCACACTCCTATAACCGTGACGGTATCGAAGTGACAGCGGGAGAACTTTCAGAGGAGATAACCGATGCTGCAGACAGGGAATTCTTCGAAAATCTGGTACGCAAAACTATTATGTACACTCCCGGTTTTGATGATGAGATAGAAGCACATGCAAAAAACTGGGAAATTGAAAGAATGGCTCGAATCGACAGGATACTCCTTAGAATTGGACTTTGCGAATTCAGATATTTCCCCGATATCCCCCGCAAAGTGACAATGAATGAGATTATCGAGATTGCAAAAGATTACAGTACTGCCGCAAGCGGGAAGTTTATAAACGGCTTGCTCGACAAGATGTATGAAGACCTTGAAAAAGAAGGTAAAATTTCAAAAACCGGCAGAGGGCTGATAGAAGAAACACTTACCAGGACCACAAAACCAAATGAATGA
- a CDS encoding thioredoxin family protein codes for MSKNILSKSFEAGIKFEDFLKKTEDYVETTVVDSLSEDEKYLFNYTKLNLQRMKRVLKTHPVDETLATKIKALKEKQYWMLITENWCGDSAQSSPEFYKMSQLNPNIDLRVVERDTFPEVMDMYLTNGKKSIPIVVAFDENWNQLWKWGARPKVLQDQINEWTAQNMPKDEWIEKIHLWYGRNKGKEVFAEMNLLPL; via the coding sequence ATGTCAAAAAATATTTTATCCAAAAGTTTCGAGGCCGGAATCAAATTTGAAGACTTTCTTAAAAAAACTGAAGATTATGTAGAAACAACTGTCGTTGATTCACTTTCAGAGGATGAGAAATATCTGTTCAATTACACTAAGCTGAACCTTCAAAGAATGAAACGGGTGCTCAAAACACATCCCGTGGATGAAACACTCGCAACAAAAATAAAAGCCTTAAAAGAGAAACAATACTGGATGCTGATCACAGAAAACTGGTGCGGTGACTCGGCACAAAGTTCACCCGAATTTTATAAAATGAGTCAGTTGAACCCCAATATCGATCTGAGGGTGGTCGAAAGGGATACATTTCCGGAAGTAATGGACATGTATCTGACAAACGGGAAAAAGAGCATTCCGATAGTTGTCGCTTTTGATGAAAACTGGAACCAGCTCTGGAAGTGGGGCGCAAGACCAAAGGTATTACAGGATCAGATTAATGAATGGACAGCCCAAAACATGCCCAAGGACGAATGGATTGAGAAAATTCACCTCTGGTATGGCAGAAACAAGGGAAAAGAAGTCTTTGCCGAAATGAACCTTTTACCATTATAA
- a CDS encoding YdcF family protein, with translation MAPGIIKKISEKANNLLTGIFDLLVFVLLGAIDFLTLILGKYINHRLDFDDFNLWYMGNFLTLLFSSSFILFLIIFWVKDRQEFTKKRMLLLILWFLGFAFTIAGGYMNQSNSGIDINLLDTPFYKLYTGVLFNIGFAFKATLSAFVVIKIFSPKRWAIIYTGVLLLFYYLSVFLYTYIYVSDGVKAGSTYNEKNPAEVAVVLGAAVWKYNKPSTILKMRIDKGLQLYSRGIVQKLQLTGSNAPGELPEADVAFYYLLQKRINPADIRIESESRSTLDQISYIKNTLIERNGFQKIIIVSDAFHLTRVKEMAEFYNLTVDLVKSDLVMSDESVRYYKFREVVGLINFWMFGVK, from the coding sequence ATGGCTCCCGGCATAATTAAAAAAATTTCTGAAAAAGCGAACAATCTGCTGACGGGTATTTTTGACCTTCTGGTTTTTGTTCTGCTGGGCGCCATCGATTTTCTTACCCTCATACTTGGGAAATATATTAATCACCGGCTTGATTTCGATGATTTCAACCTTTGGTATATGGGTAATTTCCTCACACTCCTCTTCAGCAGCTCTTTCATTCTGTTCCTGATAATTTTTTGGGTAAAGGACCGACAGGAATTCACCAAAAAAAGGATGCTGCTTCTTATACTGTGGTTCCTGGGTTTTGCTTTCACAATTGCCGGTGGTTACATGAACCAAAGTAATTCCGGTATCGATATTAACCTGCTTGACACACCTTTCTATAAGCTTTACACAGGCGTCCTTTTTAATATCGGATTCGCTTTTAAGGCGACTCTGTCAGCGTTCGTTGTTATAAAAATATTTTCTCCGAAGCGGTGGGCTATCATCTATACAGGAGTCTTGCTTCTTTTCTACTATCTTTCAGTCTTTTTATACACCTATATTTATGTGAGCGACGGGGTAAAGGCGGGATCCACCTACAACGAAAAAAACCCTGCTGAAGTAGCGGTGGTTCTTGGCGCTGCGGTTTGGAAATATAACAAGCCAAGCACCATCCTAAAAATGAGGATTGATAAAGGCCTGCAACTCTATTCGAGAGGAATTGTACAAAAGCTGCAACTGACAGGAAGCAACGCACCCGGTGAACTTCCTGAGGCGGATGTCGCATTCTACTATTTGCTTCAAAAAAGGATCAACCCTGCCGACATAAGGATTGAATCGGAGAGCAGATCCACCCTCGACCAAATAAGCTACATCAAGAATACATTGATCGAAAGAAACGGATTTCAGAAGATTATCATTGTTTCAGATGCATTTCACCTTACCAGGGTGAAGGAAATGGCAGAGTTTTATAATCTGACCGTTGACCTCGTAAAGTCTGATCTGGTGATGTCCGATGAGTCGGTCAGGTATTACAAATTTCGTGAAGTGGTGGGCTTGATCAATTTCTGGATGTTCGGAGTCAAATAA
- a CDS encoding APC family permease → MKQIKNLLLGKPQDLNNPEIFHKISLAAFLAWVGLGADGLSSSAYGPDEAFRALGGHTSIAIFLAIATAVTVIIISYSYTKIIEHFPHGGGGYVVATKLLGSSFGVISGSALIVDYILTITVSIASGTSQVFSFLPLEWHHNIVYVNSVVIVILILMNLRGVKESISILVPIFLLFVVTHLVVIFGSFFIHIDNIASTAGDVVKDFNESSTTLGIGGMFLLFANAYSRGAGTYTGIEAVSNGIQIMREPKVKTAKRTMFYMAGSLAFTASAILIIYLLAGVKTVEGKTLNAVMIESMGIGTWFVILTLVAEALLLFVAAQTGFIDGPRVMANMAIDSWLPHRFSSLSDRLTMQDGIILIGTAALLILWYTDGSVDALVTMYSINVFVTFSLTQLGMTLFWIKKKKSLPHWKKNLTIHIVAFVLCFSILTIVVVEKFLDGAWLTVIITMGLVLFCALIKRHYFKVMKKVRSLSEILLDIPVADDKSKETATKTIDKNEPVAVLLVSGYGGLGIHSILQLLKKFPKFYKQILFVSVGVIDSGVFKGSDEMENIRKYTQANVDKYIKFANELGLVAESRISVGTDVSEEGSKLCLQVAEDFPLASFFSGKLVFEKEKFYQRLLHNETGASIQKRLTLEGIPMTVLPIRVWEK, encoded by the coding sequence ATGAAACAAATTAAAAATCTCCTTTTGGGAAAGCCTCAGGATCTCAACAATCCTGAGATTTTTCATAAAATTTCATTGGCAGCATTTCTTGCATGGGTAGGGTTGGGAGCAGATGGATTAAGTTCATCTGCCTACGGACCTGACGAAGCTTTCAGAGCTTTGGGGGGCCATACAAGCATTGCGATATTTCTAGCTATTGCCACAGCGGTAACAGTAATAATAATATCATACTCATACACTAAAATAATCGAGCATTTCCCTCACGGTGGAGGTGGTTATGTAGTTGCCACCAAACTTTTGGGAAGTTCATTTGGTGTAATATCGGGAAGTGCCCTCATAGTGGATTATATTCTGACCATTACAGTTTCAATCGCATCGGGAACATCCCAGGTTTTCAGTTTCCTTCCTTTAGAGTGGCATCATAACATTGTTTATGTAAATTCTGTGGTTATTGTAATCCTGATATTGATGAATTTAAGAGGGGTGAAAGAATCAATCTCGATACTTGTACCCATCTTTCTCCTTTTTGTTGTCACCCATCTTGTAGTAATCTTCGGATCTTTTTTCATTCACATTGACAACATTGCTTCCACAGCCGGTGATGTGGTAAAAGACTTCAATGAAAGTTCAACCACTCTGGGTATCGGAGGAATGTTCCTGTTGTTTGCAAATGCATATTCGAGAGGTGCAGGTACATATACCGGAATTGAAGCTGTTTCCAACGGTATTCAGATTATGCGTGAGCCCAAAGTAAAAACTGCCAAAAGAACGATGTTTTATATGGCAGGTTCACTTGCATTTACCGCATCTGCCATTCTTATTATTTATCTCCTCGCAGGCGTTAAAACGGTCGAAGGGAAAACCCTCAATGCAGTAATGATTGAATCGATGGGAATCGGAACATGGTTTGTGATTCTCACACTTGTTGCGGAGGCACTTCTCCTTTTTGTAGCTGCACAGACAGGATTTATCGATGGTCCCAGGGTCATGGCTAACATGGCGATAGATTCGTGGTTGCCTCACAGATTCAGCTCACTCTCAGACCGTCTGACAATGCAGGACGGTATCATACTGATAGGAACCGCAGCGCTTCTTATCCTTTGGTACACTGATGGAAGTGTTGATGCATTGGTCACCATGTATTCAATAAATGTATTTGTAACTTTTTCTCTGACGCAGCTCGGGATGACCCTTTTTTGGATTAAGAAGAAAAAGTCGCTGCCTCACTGGAAAAAGAATCTCACCATTCACATTGTTGCATTCGTCCTCTGTTTTTCGATTCTTACGATAGTTGTTGTGGAAAAATTCCTCGACGGAGCATGGTTGACCGTAATCATAACCATGGGACTCGTACTGTTCTGTGCATTAATAAAGAGGCACTACTTCAAAGTAATGAAAAAAGTTAGGAGCCTTTCAGAAATACTTTTGGATATTCCCGTTGCAGATGACAAATCAAAAGAAACTGCAACTAAAACAATCGATAAAAATGAACCTGTTGCCGTGCTTCTGGTCTCAGGATATGGCGGTTTGGGGATCCACTCAATCCTTCAGCTCTTAAAAAAATTCCCGAAATTTTACAAACAGATACTCTTTGTATCAGTCGGTGTTATCGATTCGGGTGTTTTTAAGGGAAGTGACGAAATGGAAAACATCAGGAAATACACTCAGGCAAATGTTGACAAATACATAAAATTTGCGAATGAGCTGGGACTGGTAGCCGAGTCACGAATTTCTGTCGGCACAGATGTATCCGAGGAAGGTTCAAAGCTATGTTTACAGGTGGCCGAGGATTTCCCGCTTGCCTCATTCTTTAGCGGCAAACTTGTATTCGAGAAAGAGAAATTCTATCAAAGACTGCTCCACAACGAAACTGGTGCTTCGATTCAAAAACGACTCACTCTCGAAGGAATACCGATGACGGTACTTCCGATCAGGGTGTGGGAGAAATAG
- a CDS encoding DedA family protein: MDFILYLFDFILHVDVHLGELIRDYGALTYGILFLIIFCETGLVVTPFLPGDSLLFAAGAFGAKGDLDPHLVFLILAVAAFLGDSVNYYIGKKIGHRAYTMNSRFIKKEHLQKTHQFFEKHGGKTIIFARFFPIIRTFAPFVAGIGEMEYKKFISYNAVGGVLWVAIFVYLGYFFGNLPFVKQNFTIVLAAIVVISLAPAIIGVIKKYTKPKAEPEA, from the coding sequence ATGGACTTTATTCTTTATTTGTTCGACTTTATTTTGCATGTGGATGTACATTTGGGTGAGTTGATCAGAGATTATGGTGCTTTGACTTATGGTATTTTGTTTTTAATTATTTTTTGTGAGACGGGCCTCGTGGTCACTCCGTTTCTGCCGGGTGACTCGTTGCTTTTTGCAGCGGGAGCTTTCGGTGCGAAAGGTGATCTCGACCCCCATCTGGTATTTTTGATTCTGGCAGTTGCAGCTTTTCTGGGTGACTCGGTAAATTATTATATCGGGAAAAAGATTGGTCACCGGGCATATACGATGAACAGCCGGTTTATTAAAAAGGAACATCTGCAGAAAACACATCAGTTTTTCGAAAAACATGGCGGAAAAACGATTATTTTTGCACGGTTTTTCCCCATCATCAGAACTTTCGCTCCGTTTGTTGCTGGAATTGGTGAGATGGAATATAAAAAGTTTATTTCATACAATGCTGTGGGTGGTGTGCTTTGGGTTGCCATTTTTGTGTATCTTGGATATTTTTTCGGTAACCTCCCCTTCGTAAAACAAAATTTTACGATCGTTTTAGCCGCTATTGTTGTGATTTCACTGGCACCGGCAATCATCGGAGTTATAAAGAAATACACAAAACCGAAAGCTGAACCCGAAGCTTAA
- a CDS encoding ACT domain-containing protein — translation MNVAPGSQEKFEGRVIVTSFGVNKPGIVAKITGSLASMEIDLQDISQKIMQNFYTLIMIIDITSSPKNLREIQEELAKVATELNVKIYAQHEDIFQYMFRI, via the coding sequence ATGAATGTTGCTCCCGGCTCTCAGGAGAAGTTTGAGGGAAGGGTAATAGTTACTTCTTTTGGAGTTAACAAACCCGGAATTGTAGCCAAAATCACCGGTTCTCTCGCTTCCATGGAAATCGACCTGCAGGATATTTCACAGAAGATTATGCAAAATTTCTATACACTTATCATGATCATTGATATCACCAGTTCCCCGAAAAACCTAAGAGAGATTCAGGAGGAGCTTGCTAAAGTTGCCACTGAACTTAATGTGAAAATATATGCTCAGCATGAGGATATTTTTCAGTATATGTTCAGAATATAG
- a CDS encoding PFL family protein translates to MNFEFSEILETIMMSEVEHFDIRTVTMGINLRDCSDRNINVVTQKIYEKITRLAGNHVRNAESVEAAYGLRIANKRVAVTPVSFIGDSFSSEEYVKIAEAMDKAAMEIGIDYIGGYSALVQKGMTPGEKNFILSIPQALATTKKVCSSVNIGSTKAGINIDAVKLMAQVIKDTAYITREKFSIGCAKLVVFCNAVEDNPFIAGAFHGITEGDATLNVGVSGPGVVLEALKGHKGASIQEIAEVIKKTAFKITRAGELVGRKVAEKDGVEFGIVDISLAPTPAEGDSIADILKEIGLEDVGAPGTTAALAMLNDSVKKGGLMASSSVGGLSGAFIPVSEDQGMISAAEKGHLTIEKLEAMTAVCSVGLDMVAIPGDTPVNTIAGIIADEAAIGLINEKTTACRLIPAYGKSVGESVDYGGLLGKAPIMPVKVLSADVFFGRGGRIPAPVRSLTN, encoded by the coding sequence ATGAATTTTGAATTTTCTGAGATATTAGAAACCATTATGATGAGTGAGGTCGAGCATTTCGACATCAGGACTGTTACGATGGGTATTAATTTGAGGGACTGCAGCGACAGAAATATCAATGTGGTTACACAAAAGATTTATGAAAAGATCACCCGTCTGGCAGGAAATCATGTGAGGAATGCCGAGTCGGTTGAGGCTGCATACGGTTTGAGGATTGCAAACAAGAGGGTGGCGGTTACTCCCGTTTCCTTCATTGGTGACAGTTTTTCATCTGAAGAGTATGTGAAGATAGCTGAAGCGATGGACAAGGCTGCCATGGAGATCGGAATCGACTACATCGGTGGATACTCTGCTTTGGTTCAGAAGGGGATGACTCCGGGAGAGAAGAATTTCATTTTATCGATTCCTCAGGCACTTGCAACCACCAAAAAAGTATGTTCAAGCGTTAATATCGGATCAACAAAAGCCGGAATCAATATCGATGCGGTAAAATTGATGGCACAGGTAATCAAGGATACAGCTTACATAACAAGAGAAAAATTCTCGATTGGTTGTGCAAAGCTTGTGGTTTTCTGTAATGCGGTTGAGGACAATCCTTTCATCGCTGGTGCATTCCATGGAATAACCGAGGGAGATGCAACATTGAATGTGGGAGTAAGTGGTCCCGGAGTGGTTCTTGAAGCTCTGAAAGGTCACAAAGGGGCTTCAATTCAGGAAATTGCAGAAGTCATCAAGAAAACAGCTTTCAAAATTACCCGTGCAGGTGAACTCGTCGGCAGAAAAGTTGCCGAAAAGGATGGTGTGGAGTTTGGCATTGTCGATATTTCCCTTGCACCAACTCCTGCTGAGGGAGACAGTATTGCAGATATTCTGAAAGAGATCGGTTTGGAAGATGTCGGTGCACCCGGTACCACTGCAGCACTCGCCATGCTGAATGACAGTGTGAAAAAGGGGGGGCTTATGGCAAGTTCATCCGTTGGTGGATTGAGTGGAGCTTTTATTCCTGTGAGCGAAGATCAGGGAATGATTTCCGCTGCCGAAAAGGGACACCTGACGATCGAAAAACTTGAAGCGATGACAGCAGTTTGTTCAGTTGGACTCGACATGGTCGCAATTCCGGGAGACACACCTGTGAACACCATCGCCGGGATTATAGCTGATGAGGCAGCAATTGGTTTGATCAACGAAAAAACGACGGCTTGCCGGCTTATTCCTGCTTATGGCAAGAGTGTCGGTGAATCGGTTGATTACGGTGGATTGTTGGGCAAAGCCCCGATAATGCCTGTGAAAGTTTTAAGTGCCGATGTTTTCTTTGGGAGAGGCGGTAGGATACCCGCTCCCGTAAGAAGTCTTACAAACTGA
- a CDS encoding MFS transporter, translating to MNEKKKIFVWTLYDFANTSYSIIVVTFLYAVYFKETVNLNKSEGDFYWGLGTSVSMLVAALISPVLGAVADYTSTKKRFLTFFSLVCIVATSLLYFVGPGDVVLGLALLIVANIGFEAGLIFYDSFLPEITKPKNFGRVSGYGYAMGYLGSLSSLLILMPLIQMEMISESFPVAALFFFIFALPTLILLKEHKKEKPSGESYFTIGVTRVIFTIKHLKQYRNLAIFLLSFFFFIEGVNTIIYFAGIYATTTLGFTKGELIIFFMSVQGTAILGSVVFGIISDTIGHKKSLMITLFIWIFTVALAFWITEKSYFYVVGFLAGGAMGSSQSISRALMSQLTPPDKKTEFFGFYSFFGKSSAILGPLVFGLISSATGSQRYAILSLLFFFVAGIIVLAFVKEENAAAT from the coding sequence ATGAATGAAAAAAAGAAGATATTTGTCTGGACTCTTTATGATTTTGCAAATACTTCTTATTCAATCATTGTTGTAACATTCCTCTATGCAGTTTATTTCAAAGAAACTGTAAACCTTAACAAATCCGAAGGTGATTTTTACTGGGGGCTCGGCACTTCGGTCTCGATGCTCGTTGCTGCACTTATCTCACCTGTTCTCGGAGCTGTTGCCGACTACACTTCCACCAAAAAACGCTTTCTCACTTTCTTTTCACTTGTTTGCATTGTTGCAACTTCACTATTGTATTTTGTCGGACCGGGCGATGTGGTGCTTGGGCTGGCTCTTCTCATTGTTGCAAACATCGGATTCGAAGCAGGACTGATTTTTTATGATTCATTTCTCCCGGAGATTACAAAGCCTAAAAATTTCGGCAGAGTAAGTGGTTACGGTTATGCGATGGGATATCTGGGATCCTTAAGTTCGCTGCTGATCCTTATGCCATTGATACAAATGGAGATGATAAGCGAGTCTTTCCCGGTTGCGGCACTTTTCTTCTTCATCTTTGCACTTCCTACCTTGATTCTTTTAAAGGAACATAAAAAGGAAAAACCGTCCGGAGAATCTTACTTCACGATAGGGGTGACGAGAGTAATTTTCACTATTAAGCACTTGAAACAATACAGGAATCTGGCGATTTTTCTCCTTTCCTTCTTCTTTTTTATCGAAGGGGTTAATACCATAATCTATTTCGCCGGTATTTATGCAACCACAACTCTTGGGTTCACAAAAGGGGAGTTGATAATTTTCTTCATGTCGGTTCAGGGAACTGCCATACTCGGTTCTGTAGTTTTTGGTATAATCTCCGATACAATCGGACACAAGAAGAGCCTGATGATTACGCTGTTTATTTGGATTTTTACAGTGGCTTTGGCATTCTGGATTACAGAAAAGTCATATTTCTATGTTGTGGGTTTCTTGGCGGGTGGAGCAATGGGGTCGAGCCAGTCAATTTCCCGGGCACTAATGTCTCAACTGACACCACCCGATAAAAAGACTGAGTTTTTTGGATTTTACTCTTTTTTCGGGAAGAGTTCCGCCATCCTCGGACCGCTGGTTTTTGGACTGATAAGTTCCGCAACCGGCAGCCAGAGGTACGCAATTCTTTCACTGCTTTTCTTCTTCGTGGCGGGCATCATTGTCCTTGCCTTTGTCAAAGAAGAAAATGCTGCAGCTACCTGA
- a CDS encoding acyl-CoA dehydrogenase, whose translation MNFELTEEQLMIQQTAREFAQEKIAPSAVERDINAEFPHDIIKELGELGFMGMMVSPDYGGAGLDTVSYVLAMAEVSKVDASVGVVMSVNNSLVCWGLEQYGSDFIKEKYLKPLAMGEKLGAFALSEPEAGSDATNQHTEAVRDGDHWVINGIKNWITNGKTADYYLVMAQTNRELRHKGITTFLVEKGTPGFEQAKKEDKLGIRSSDTCSLTFTNCRVPHENIVWEEGKGFNFAMKTLNGGRIGIAAQALGIAEASLEASIKYSKQRKAFGTEIKNHQAIQFKIADMAVQVEAAKLLILEAAALKDAGKDYTKQAAMAKLFASKAAVDCALEAIQIHGGYGYVREYLVERYLRDAKITEIYEGTSEIQRVVIARELLK comes from the coding sequence ATGAATTTTGAATTGACTGAAGAACAGTTGATGATTCAGCAGACTGCAAGGGAGTTTGCACAGGAAAAAATTGCACCAAGTGCTGTTGAAAGGGATATTAACGCAGAATTCCCACATGACATTATTAAGGAACTGGGTGAGCTTGGTTTCATGGGGATGATGGTATCTCCTGATTACGGTGGTGCCGGACTTGATACCGTGAGCTATGTTCTTGCAATGGCTGAAGTGTCGAAGGTTGATGCGAGTGTCGGTGTGGTTATGTCAGTTAACAATTCGCTTGTGTGCTGGGGATTGGAACAGTACGGTTCCGATTTTATCAAGGAGAAATACCTGAAGCCGCTCGCAATGGGTGAAAAGCTCGGAGCCTTCGCACTCTCTGAACCTGAAGCGGGAAGTGACGCTACAAATCAGCATACTGAAGCTGTAAGAGACGGCGATCACTGGGTGATTAATGGTATTAAAAACTGGATTACAAACGGAAAAACCGCCGATTATTACCTCGTCATGGCTCAAACCAACAGGGAATTACGGCATAAAGGAATCACCACTTTCCTGGTTGAAAAAGGAACTCCCGGATTTGAACAGGCGAAAAAAGAGGATAAACTCGGAATTCGCTCATCGGATACCTGTTCCTTGACTTTTACAAACTGCCGCGTTCCTCACGAAAACATCGTCTGGGAAGAGGGCAAAGGTTTCAATTTTGCAATGAAAACCCTCAATGGCGGAAGAATTGGTATCGCAGCTCAGGCACTTGGCATCGCCGAGGCATCCCTCGAAGCTTCCATCAAATATTCGAAGCAGAGAAAAGCATTTGGTACCGAAATTAAAAATCATCAGGCAATCCAATTCAAAATAGCTGACATGGCAGTTCAGGTTGAGGCAGCAAAACTTCTTATTCTTGAAGCTGCAGCTCTGAAGGATGCCGGAAAAGATTACACAAAACAGGCTGCAATGGCGAAACTTTTTGCCTCAAAAGCGGCTGTTGATTGCGCTTTGGAAGCCATCCAGATTCACGGCGGTTACGGTTATGTTCGCGAATATCTCGTTGAAAGATACCTCAGAGATGCGAAAATTACTGAAATCTATGAAGGCACCTCTGAAATTCAGCGGGTGGTTATAGCGAGAGAACTGCTTAAATAG
- a CDS encoding ferredoxin--NADP reductase produces the protein MSILTQSGLLKLRVEKIVHETDDAISILLKEVDGKEFSFKSGQFLTFVFDQDGKEIRRCYSIFTHPSQLPETGIAIKKVPGGYVSDNRMDNLKEGDILPALVPMGNFIRRPTEKKNIIAFGAGSGITPLLSIIEDAIQDEKIENIILHFVNRNENSIIFRDRLNKLQMSNRKFTLINHITQPLNGWNGSKGRINREKALDILNSLPEEIRSDSQIFMCGPWSMMEDITSAALEAGYDRKDVNREIFNFAIKNESSLNLDPVAREVSIIAGGRSFDVLVQPGDSILETALNAGIDLPFSCQYGSCTSCKTRLVSGQVVMLEQTGLSDEEIGKGICLTCVGYPASDNVILNYDDPLIR, from the coding sequence ATGTCTATTCTCACCCAATCTGGTTTGTTAAAACTCAGAGTTGAAAAAATAGTCCACGAAACAGACGATGCAATATCGATCTTGTTGAAAGAAGTTGACGGTAAAGAATTCTCATTTAAATCAGGACAGTTCCTGACATTTGTATTTGATCAGGATGGTAAGGAAATCCGCAGGTGTTATTCAATTTTTACGCATCCTTCCCAACTTCCCGAGACCGGTATTGCGATTAAAAAAGTACCCGGCGGATATGTATCAGACAATAGGATGGACAATCTGAAGGAAGGCGATATCCTGCCGGCACTGGTTCCTATGGGTAACTTCATAAGGCGTCCAACTGAAAAAAAGAATATCATCGCATTTGGTGCCGGAAGCGGAATAACTCCTCTTCTCTCGATAATCGAGGATGCCATACAAGATGAAAAAATTGAGAACATAATTCTTCACTTCGTAAACAGAAATGAAAACAGTATAATATTCCGGGATCGTCTCAATAAACTGCAGATGAGCAACAGGAAATTCACCCTTATCAATCACATTACTCAACCACTCAACGGGTGGAACGGCAGTAAAGGGAGAATAAACAGAGAGAAAGCTCTCGATATCCTAAATTCACTTCCGGAGGAAATAAGATCCGATTCGCAGATTTTTATGTGCGGACCCTGGTCGATGATGGAGGATATTACTTCCGCGGCTCTCGAGGCAGGCTATGACAGAAAGGATGTCAATCGTGAGATATTCAATTTTGCAATAAAAAACGAATCCTCTCTGAATCTTGATCCCGTTGCCAGAGAAGTTTCGATTATTGCGGGTGGAAGGTCTTTCGATGTGCTGGTACAACCGGGTGATTCGATACTCGAAACAGCCTTGAATGCGGGAATTGATCTCCCCTTCTCCTGTCAATATGGTTCATGTACATCATGCAAGACGAGACTCGTTTCAGGGCAGGTGGTGATGCTTGAGCAAACAGGATTGTCTGATGAAGAGATTGGAAAAGGAATCTGTCTCACATGTGTCGGTTATCCTGCAAGCGACAATGTAATATTAAACTATGATGATCCTCTGATCAGGTAG